Proteins encoded within one genomic window of uncultured Sphingopyxis sp.:
- a CDS encoding glycosyltransferase family A protein, with protein MFEVAVVIPVWNGEAVLGRCLDALARQTLPREAYQIIVVDNGSSDATREIARSYAGVELLEELRPGSYVARNRGIARVRAPITAFTDADCEPAPDWLERVVRAAEANPGFGVLAGKIELFDEIAPEREVFGDYERLFSFPQAHASRGNCATANWASETAVLRELGGFDAALKSGGDRQMALRIREAGYPLVYVPAMVVRHPVRASRAELVRKRQRLSGGRWDRTTGRPRLAHVLGITAVDTVRRLRRAAITRELSLRRRLAVMLLTLQLAGVAVGEFLNLAGGRKAARD; from the coding sequence ATGTTTGAAGTCGCAGTCGTCATACCCGTATGGAACGGCGAAGCCGTGCTCGGCCGCTGTCTCGACGCGCTCGCGCGCCAGACCTTGCCGCGCGAGGCCTATCAGATCATCGTCGTCGACAACGGGTCGAGCGATGCCACGCGCGAAATCGCGCGAAGTTACGCCGGCGTCGAGCTGCTCGAAGAGCTGCGGCCCGGCTCCTATGTCGCGCGCAACCGCGGCATTGCGCGGGTGCGCGCGCCGATCACCGCCTTCACCGACGCCGATTGCGAGCCCGCGCCCGACTGGCTGGAGCGGGTCGTGCGCGCGGCGGAGGCGAATCCGGGTTTCGGCGTGCTCGCGGGCAAAATCGAGCTGTTCGACGAAATCGCGCCCGAGCGCGAGGTGTTCGGCGATTACGAACGGCTTTTCAGCTTTCCGCAGGCGCATGCGTCACGCGGCAATTGCGCGACGGCCAATTGGGCGAGCGAAACGGCGGTGCTTCGCGAACTCGGCGGGTTCGATGCGGCGCTGAAATCGGGCGGCGATCGCCAGATGGCGCTGCGCATCCGCGAGGCCGGCTATCCGCTCGTCTATGTGCCGGCGATGGTCGTGCGCCATCCGGTGCGCGCGAGCCGCGCCGAGCTGGTGCGCAAGCGCCAGCGGCTGAGCGGCGGGCGCTGGGATCGCACCACCGGACGCCCGCGCCTCGCTCATGTGCTCGGCATCACCGCCGTCGATACGGTGCGACGCTTGCGCCGCGCGGCGATCACGCGCGAACTGTCGCTCCGCCGCCGGCTGGCGGTGATGCTGCTGACGTTGCAGCTCGCCGGGGTGGCGGTGGGCGAGTTCCTCAATCTGGCGGGGGGACGAAAGGCGGCACGCGACTGA
- a CDS encoding glycosyltransferase family 25 protein: protein MDEFLPESGETAEILVVSLESAEARRHAFAARAAGTSLAWRFFDACTGPAPGMTIDETAIRRNKGRAMSKGEIGCYASHFSIWQDMVGRGVRQAIILEDDTVVDWAYLEPLARTDLHAEGIDYLRLYAKRPTWQRVVKRDFLQHSRAVVELVGLAYGTQGYAITLAGARRLVEHCRTVRRPIDDEMDRSWAHGLPNLALYPAPILEAAIVSDIGHSRFVPKHDPLYHSARQKLWRQIERARMRMLKARRLLER from the coding sequence GTGGATGAGTTCCTGCCCGAATCGGGCGAAACCGCCGAAATATTGGTGGTGTCGCTCGAATCCGCCGAGGCTCGGCGCCACGCCTTCGCCGCGCGCGCCGCGGGCACGTCGCTCGCCTGGCGCTTCTTCGACGCCTGCACCGGCCCCGCGCCGGGCATGACGATCGACGAAACCGCGATCCGCCGCAACAAGGGCCGCGCGATGAGCAAGGGCGAGATCGGCTGCTACGCCAGCCATTTCTCGATCTGGCAGGACATGGTGGGTCGCGGCGTGCGCCAGGCGATCATCCTCGAGGACGATACGGTGGTCGACTGGGCTTATCTTGAGCCGCTCGCGCGCACCGACCTCCATGCGGAGGGCATCGATTATCTGAGGCTCTATGCCAAGCGGCCGACGTGGCAGCGCGTGGTCAAGCGCGACTTCCTCCAGCATTCGCGCGCGGTGGTCGAGCTGGTCGGCCTCGCCTACGGGACGCAGGGCTATGCGATCACCCTCGCAGGCGCGCGGCGGCTTGTCGAGCATTGCCGCACCGTCCGCCGCCCGATCGACGACGAGATGGACCGGTCGTGGGCGCATGGCCTGCCCAATCTCGCGCTCTATCCGGCGCCGATTCTCGAAGCGGCGATCGTCTCGGACATCGGCCATTCGCGCTTCGTTCCCAAGCACGACCCGCTCTATCATTCGGCAAGGCAAAAACTTTGGCGCCAGATCGAGCGCGCGCGGATGCGGATGCTGAAAGCGAGGCGCCTGCTTGAACGCTGA